The following are encoded together in the Zingiber officinale cultivar Zhangliang chromosome 8A, Zo_v1.1, whole genome shotgun sequence genome:
- the LOC122011152 gene encoding formin-1-like, producing the protein MGLGGGTGSISFTSPAFREASQAARRARSTNDRMSQDAPSPSRRRARSPFDDSDSDDQPLAQRRRRQAPRPASDSGSSSIPSPPPTANASPSLPSVTPPPIPSHVNDIPAPSKIQVEPPLAQPSASQQPQGGEAGPSERPSVIPSAAPPQGPPSAASGSTAKPSAYPGSAAGPSEPPPLTHHNYYISYMSQACAESLVVNHSFYATHYQNKELRDHVVELELQLNDPTQASHALRTEIKDLTRKKNRLEVSLKQAKQELKDFQEKQSQVDIKHQQSIDQQALEHQRAMEQLTQKLRAAETLLQNQDQKLKSQEALLKSQETQLTSQATELATARNELARARATIEGVSTALAIYREGENDRCLQNRDLYLRSPKFCAQVGHRFSTSVIYGAGGALRQLYEQDYLKSLPPPEFLDHDRILKEIPDEIFAPFE; encoded by the exons ATGGGCCTTGGTGGGGGAACAGGGAGCATTTCCTTTACGAGCCCCGCTTTCAGAGAGGCTTCTCAGGCGGCTCGCAGGGCCCGCTCCACAAACGACCGCATGAGCCAAGATGCCCCTTCTCCCTCTAGACGCAGGGCTCGGTCACCCTTCGATGATTCTGATTCAGATGACCAGCCGCTGGCTCAGAGACGTCGGCGCCAAGCCCCTCGTCCAGCATCCGACTCAGGCTCGTCGTCTATCCCTTCTCCTCCCCCAACCGCAAATGCCTCCCCTTCACTTCCCAGTGTAACTCCGCCTCCCATCCCAAGCCATGTAAATGATATCCCTGCTCCATCTAAAATTCAGGTCGAGCCTCCACTGGCTCAGCCTTCCGCATCGCAGCAACCTCAGGGCGGTGAAGCTGGCCCCTCAGAACGTCCTTCAGTTATCCCTTCTGCCGCACCTCCTCAGGGTCCTCCTTCAGCTGCTTCCGGCTCAACTGCCAAGCCTTCAGCTTATCCAGGCTCAGCCGCGggtccctcagaaccacccccGCTTACTCATCACAATTACT ACATTTCCTATATGTCCCAGGCTTGTGCGGAGTCTCTGGTAGTGAACCATTCCTTCTATGCTACTCATTATCAGAATAAGGAGCTGCGGGACCATGTTGTTGAACTAGAACTGCAATTGAATGATCCTACCCAAGCTAGCCACGCTTTGCGGACCGAGATAAAAGATTTGACCAGAAAGAAGAACCGTCTGGAAGTATCCCTAAAGCAGGCTAAGCAGGAACTTAAAGATTTCCAAGAAAAGCAAAGCCAAGTCGATATTAAGCACCAGCAGAGTATAGATCAACAAGCTTTAGAGCATCAACGGGCTATGGAACAATTGACTCAGAAGCTGCGTGCTGCCGAGACTCTGTTGCAAAATCAAGACCAGAAGTTAAAATCGCAGGAGGCCCTTTTGAAATCTCAGGAGACCCAGTTGACCTCCCAAGCCACAGAATTAGCCACTGCCCGGAATGAACTAGCTCGGGCTCGGGCCACCATAGAAGGCGTATCAACAGCTCTAGCTATTTATAGAGAGGGAGAGAACGATCGCTGCTTACAGAACCGTGATTTGTATCTACGTTCTCCGAAATTTTGTGCACAGGTGGGACATCGTTTCTCCACGTCTGTTATCTATGGGGCGGGCGGGGCTTTGCGTCAACTTTATGAGCAGGACTACTTAAAGTCCCTTCCGCCTCCTGAATTTTTAGACCATGACCGGATCCTTAAAGAGATCCCGGATGaaatatttgctccttttgaATGA